CTGCGTGGCGCCGAGGCCGGCCTCAAGGGCATGGGCATGGAGCTGGCCGAGAAGACCAGCTTCAAGCGCGGCGCCACCGAGTTCTCCTCGCAAGTGGCCAAGCTCAAGGCCGCCAATTGCGAGATGGTGGTGCTGGGCACCATCATCCGCGAGACCATAGGAACCATTGCGGAGGCCCGCAAGACGGGCTTCAATCCGGTCTTCCTGGGTTCCAGCGCGGCCTATACCGACCTGATCCACAAGCTCGGCGGCAAGGCGATGGACGGCATGTATGCGGCCATGGCCACGCAACATCCCTATCTGGACGAGGCCTCGCAGCCGATCCGCTTCTGGGCCACCAAGTACAAGACCAAATACGGCGACGATCCGGCGGTTTTCTCGGTCTATGGCTATCTGATCATCGATGGCTTCATCCGCGTCGCCCAGAAGGTCGGGCCGAATCTGACGGTAGAGGGCTTCATCAAGGCTATGGATGGCATGACCTTCCCGCCCGATATCTTTGGTAGCGCCGAGGGCAGCTATACCGCCACCAAACGCTTGGGCAGCAACGCCGCACGCCTGTCCCAGATCCAGGATGGGCGCTGGAAGGTGGTGTCGGACTATGTGAAGTAAGCGTAGCCGGGGCGTATGGTGCGAGACAGGGGCGGCGCAGCCGCCCCTTTCAATTTCTTAGCGAAAGTCTTGCGCCGGCCAAAATTCCTGTGCTACAGTCTAAGGCTGCGCTGCTGATGAGTGCTTTGCAAAAAGCCAGTCAGAAGTAGTGCGGGAAGCAAGACCTGATGGTCAAGAGTGCTTCGAACTGAATGCTCGATACGACGTTCAAAAATGTTCGAAAACGCTTGACGCGATTAACGAAATCAAGTCATAATCTCGCTTCTGTGCTGATCGCTGATCAGCGCCAAGCAAGTCGACAGACAGCTTGATGTTCTTTAAGAATTCACAGCCGATAAGCGTGGGCGTTTGAAGGTGAGTTTTGATGCTCGGTGACGAGTATCAAGTCTCTTAGACTTTAAACGCTCACGGAAATTAGATTTGAACTATGCAAATGGTTTAAGTCGATTCCGTTGAGTAAATCAAGATCGAACTGTAGAGTTTGATCCTGGCTCAGATTGAACGCTGGCGGCATGCCTTACACATGCAAGTCGAACGGTAACAGGTTAAGCTGACGAGTGGCGAACGGGTGAGTAATGTATCGGAACGTGCCCAGTTGTGGGGGATAACTACTCGAAAGAGTGGCTAATACCGCATACGACCTGAGGGTGAAAGCGGGGGATCGCAAGACCTCGCGCAATTGGAGCGGCCGATATCAGATTAGGTAGTTGGTGGGGTAAAGGCTCACCAAGCCAACGATCTGTAGCTGGTCTGAGAGGACGACCAGCCACACTGGGACTGAGACACGGCCCAGACTCCTACGGGAGGCAGCAGTGGGGAATTTTGGACAATGGACGCAAGTCTGATCCAGCCATGCCGCGTGCGGGAAGAAGGCCTTCGGGTTGTAAACCGCTTTTGTCAGGGAAGAAACGGCTTTCTCTAATACAGAGGGCTAATGACGGTACCTGAAGAATAAGCACCGGCTAACTACGTGCCAGCAGCCGCGGTAATACGTAGGGTGCAAGCGTTAATCGGAATTACTGGGCGTAAAGCGTGCGCAGGCGGTTATGCAAGACAGAGGTGAAATCCCCGGGCTCAACCTGGGAACTGCCTTTGTGACTGCATGGCTAGAGTACGGTAGAGGGGGATGGAATTCCGCGTGTAGCAGTGAAATGCGTAGATATGCGGAGGAACACCGATGGCGAAGGCAATCCCCTGGACCTGTACTGACGCTCATGCACGAAAGCGTGGGGAGCAAACAGGATTAGATACCCTGGTAGTCCACGCCCTAAACGATGTCAACTGGTTGTTGGGAGGGTTTCTTCTCAGTAACGTAGCTAACGCGTGAAGTTGACCGCCTGGGGAGTACGGCCGCAAGGTTGAAACTCAAAGGAATTGACGGGGACCCGCACAAGCGGTGGATGATGTGGTTTAATTCGATGCAACGCGAAAAACCTTACCTACCCTTGACATGTCAGGAATCCTGAAGAGATTTGGGAGTGCTCGAAAGAGAACCTGAACACAGGTGCTGCATGGCCGTCGTCAGCTCGTGTCGTGAGATGTTGGGTTAAGTCCCGCAACGAGCGCAACCCTTGTCATTAGTTGCTACGAAAGGGCACTCTAATGAGACTGCCGGTGACAAACCGGAGGAAGGTGGGGATGACGTCAGGTCATCATGGCCCTTATGGGTAGGGCTACACACGTCATACAATGGCCGGTACAGAGGGCTGCCAACCCGCGAGGGGGAGCTAATCCCAGAAAACCGGTCGTAGTCCGGATCGTAGTCTGCAACTCGACTGCGTGAAGTCGGAATCGCTAGTAATCGCGGATCAGCTTGCCGCGGTGAATACGTTCCCGGGTCTTGTACACACCGCCCGTCACACCATGGGAGCGGGTTCTGCCAGAAGTAGTTAGCCTAACCGCAAGGAGGGCGATTACCACGGCAGGGTTCGTGACTGGGGTGAAGTCGTAACAAGGTAGCCGTATCGGAAGGTGCGGCTGGATCACCTCCTTTCTAGAAAATGGTCGAGCAGTTATTTGTTGCATGCAGCAAGTGACCAGCGAGATCTACATAGACTCAAATTCAAGCGCCCACACTTATCGGCTGTATCACAACAGTGAGTGAATAATGCGTGAGCCTGCCGAGCTGGCCTCCAAGGCGAGCGTTACTGAGACAGGGGCACGCGAGATTAACGCGTGGGTCTGTAGCTCAGTCGGTTAGAGCACCGTCTTGATAAGGCGGGGGTCGCTGGTTCGAATCCAGCCAGACCCACCACGGATTCAAGTGAGAACTTGAAAGAGATCCCGGGGGATTAGCTCAGCTGGGAGAGCACCTGCTTTGCAAGCAGGGGGTCGTCGGTTCGATCCCGTCATCCTCCACCAATTCACTCCTAGGTTGGCAAACCACAGTGGCTTCGGGCTATTGTGGTTTGCCAGTCTTTATTGGCTGTTGTTCTTTAACAATTTGTAGAGTCGAATCAGCGCTGCTAGCGGAAAGCAAAGCCTCGTAAAGGGGGTGAAGCACCGTGCCGCTAGTAGCATTTTGATTGCGTCAACATAGACTTCAACTGAGCAAGAAATTGCTTAGGTATGAAGAACGGCGTAACGCGTGAATACTCAATAAACGTATGGACTGAACGATAGTCTGTACGAGTCCTTGACGACAGTGCAGTCAGCGCTGTCAAAGTTATAGGGTCAAGTGACTAAGTGCATGTGGTGGATGCCTTGGCGATTACAGGCGACGAAGGACGTGATAGCCTGCGATAAGCTTCGGGGAGCTGGCAAATTAGCTTTGATCCGGAGATTTCCGAATGGGGAAACCCACCTCGCAAGAGGTATCGCATACTGAATACATAGGTATGCGAGGCGAACCGGGTGAACTGAAACATCTCAGTAGCTCGAGGAAAAGACATCAACCGAGATTCCGAAAGTAGTGGCGAGCGAAATCGGAGTAGCCCTCGCGTTTTAGCAGTTTGTATATCAGAACGGAATGGAAAGTCCGGCCACAGCGGGTGATAGCCCCGTATGAAAAATGCAGATTGTGGAACTAGGCGCGAATAGAGTAGGGCGGGACACGTGAAATCCTGTCTGAATATGGGGGGACCATCCTCCAAGGCTAAATACTCGTAATCGACCGATAGTGAACAAGTACCGTGAGGGAAAGGCGAAAAGAACCCCGGGAGGGGAGTGAAATAGATCCTGAAACCGCATGCATACAAAAAGTAGGAGCCCGCAAGGGTGACTGCGTACCTTTTGTATAATGGGTCAGCGACTTACATTCAGTGGCGAGGTTAACCGAATAGGGAAGCCGTAGAGAAATCGAGTCCGAATAGGGCGAATCAGTCGCTGGGTGTAGACCCGAAACCAAGTGATCTATCCATGGCCAGGATGAAGGTACCGTAACAGGTGCTGGAGGTCCGAACCGACTAGTGTTGCAAAACTAGCGGATGAGCTGTGGATAGGGGTGAAAGGCTAAACAAACTTGGAAATAGCTGGTTCTCTCCGAAAACTATTTAGGTAGTGCCTCAAGTATTACCATCGGGGGTAGAGCACTGTTTAGGCTAGGGGGTCATGGCGACTTACCAAACCTATGCAAACTCCGAATACCGATGAGTACAGCTTGGGAGACAGAGCACCGGGTGCTAACGTCCGGACTCAAGAGGGAAACAACCCAGACCGCCAGCTAAGGTCCCTAAAATTGGCTAAGTGGGAAACGAAGTGGGAAGGCTAAAACAGTCAGGATGTTGGCTTAGAAGCAGCCATCATTTAAAGAAAGCGTAATAGCTCACTGATCGAGTCGTCCTGCGCGGAAGATGTAACGGGGCTAAGCCAGTTACCGAAGCTGCGGATGTGCAATTTATTGCACGTGGTAGGAGAGCGTTCTGTAAGCCTGTGAAGGTGGGTTGTGAAGCCTGCTGGAGGTATCAGAAGTGCGAATGCTGACATGAGTAGCGTTAAAGGGGGTGAAAAGCCCCCTCGCCGTAAGCGCAAGGTTTCCTACGCAACGTTCATCGGCGTAGGGTGAGTCGGCCCCTAAGGCGAGGCAGAGATGCGTAGCTGATGGGAAACAGGTAAATATTCCTGTACCGATCTGTAGTGCGATGTGGGGACGGAGAAGGTTAGCTCAGCCAACTGTTGGAATAGTTGGTTCAAGCATGTAGGCGTGCCCTCTAGGCAAATCCGGAGGGCTTAGCTGAGGTGTGATAACGAGTCTGCTTGCAGACGAAGTGAGTGATACCCTGCTTCCAGGAAAAGCCACTAAGCTTCAGCTACAGACGACCGTACCGCAAACCGACACTGGTGCGCGAGATGAGTATTCTAAGGCGCTTGAGAGAACTCTGGAGAAGGAACTCGGCAAATTGACACCGTAACTTCGGAAGAAGGTGTGCCTTTAGTAGGTGAACCATTTACTTGGGGAGCCCAATGAGGCCGCAGAGAATCGGTGGCTGCGACTGTTTATTAAAAACACAGCACTCTGCAAAGACGAAAGTCGACGTATAGGGTGTGACGCCTGCCCGGTGCTGGAAGATTAAATGATGGGGTGCAAGCTCTTGACTGAAGTCCCAGTAAACGGCGGCCGTAACTATAACGGTCCTAAGGTAGCGAAATTCCTTGTCGGGTAAGTTCCGACCTGCACGAATGGCGTAACGATGGCCACACTGTCTCCTCCAGAGACTCAGCGAAGTTGAAATGTTTGTGATGATGCAATCTCCCCGCGGAAAGACGGAAAGACCCCATGAACCTTTACTGTAGCTTTACATTGGACTTTGAACAGATCTGTGTAGGATAGGTGGGAGGCTTTGAAGTAGGGACGCTAGTTTCTATGGAGCCAACGTTGAAATACCACCCTGGTGTGTTTGAGGTTCTAACCTTGGTCCCTTATCGGGATTGGGGACAGTGTATGGTGGGCAGTTTGACTGGGGCGGTCTCCTCCCAAAGTGTAACGGAGGAGTTCGAAGGTACGCTAAATACGGTCGGAAATCGTGTTGATAGTGCATTGGCATAAGCGTGCTTGACTGCGAGACTGACAAGTCGAGCAGGTACGAAAGTAGGACAAAGTGATCCGGTGGTTCTGTATGGAAGGGCCATCGCTCAACGGATAAAAGGTACTCTGGGGATAACAGGCTGATACCGCCCAAGAGTTCATATCGACGGCGGTGTTTGGCACCTCGATGTCGGCTCATCTCATCCTGGGGCTGTAGCCGGTCCCAAGGGTATGGCTGTTCGCCATTTAAAGAGGTACGTGAGCTGGGTTTAAAACGTCGTGAGACAGTTTGGTCCCTATCTTCCGTGGGCGCTGCAAGATTGAGAGAGCCTGCTCCTAGTACGAGAGGACCGGAGTGGACGCACCTCTGGTGTATCGGTTGTCACGCCAGTGGCATCGCCGAGTAGCTAAGTGCGGAAGAGATAACCGCTGAAAGCATCTAAGCGGGAAACTCGTCTCAAGATGAGTCTTGCCGGGGCCTAGAGCCCCCTGAAGGGTCGTTCGAGACCAGGACGTTGATAGGCTGGGTGTGGAAGCGCAGTAATGCGTTAAGCTAACCAGTACTAATTGCCCGTGAGGCTTGACCCTATAACTTTGACAGTTCGAAAGAGCAAGTCAGAGCTTATTGAGGTAAGCACAAGTTATGCTGTTCTTCAGAAGTCTGAATTGAACGCAATCAAAATCAAAGCTGATTCGAAGCGCGCAAGAGCCAACGCCCTTGTATAATGCGCAACTCTACAAATTGGGTAAGTTGTTCCAGCAACAACTTGCCAACCAGTTAAGCCTGATGACCATAGCGAGTTGGTCCCACTCCTTCCCATCCCGAACAGGACAGTGAAATGACTCAGCGCCGATGATAGTGCGGATTCCCGTGTGAAAGTAGGTCATCGTCAGGCTAATATCCGAAGACGCCCAGTCGCAAGACTGGGCGTTTCCATCTGTGTCAGCAGATGCAAGCGTTCTCGAGATCGACTCGCGAGTGTTTGCACTTGCTGATGTGCCAGGCGCAGGCCTGGTGCTCGCAGATCCGAAGCGTGCAAATTAGTTTGCAATAAGGGTTGACGATAGTAATAAAATCGTCAATAATCTCGCTTCTGTGCTGATCGCTGATCAGCGCCAAGCAAGTCGACAGACAGCTTGATGTTCTTTAAGAATTCACAGCCGATAAGCGTGGGCGTTTGAAGGTGAGTTTTGATGCTCGGTGACGAGTATCAAGTCTCTTAGACTTTAAACGCTCACGGAAATTAGATTTGAACTATGCAAATGGTTTAAGTCGATTCCGTTGAGTAAATCAAGATCGAACTGTAGAGTTTGATCCTGGCTCAGATTGAACGCTGGCGGCATGCCTTACACATGCAAGTCGAACGGTAACAGGTTAAGCTGACGAGTGGCGAACGGGTGAGTAATGTATCGGAACGTGCCCAGTTGTGGGGGATAACTACTCGAAAGAGTGGCTAATACCGCATACGACCTGAGGGTGAAAGCGGGGGATCGCAAGACCTCGCGCAATTGGAGCGGCCGATATCAGATTAGGTAGTTGGTGGGGTAAAGGCTCACCAAGCCAACGATCTGTAGCTGGTCTGAGAGGACGACCAGCCACACTGGGACTGAGACACGGCCCAGACTCCTACGGGAGGCAGCAGTGGGGAATTTTGGACAATGGACGCAAGTCTGATCCAGCCATGCCGCGTGCGGGAAGAAGGCCTTCGGGTTGTAAACCGCTTTTGTCAGGGAAGAAACGGCTTTCTCTAATACAGAGGGCTAATGACGGTACCTGAAGAATAAGCACCGGCTAACTACGTGCCAGCAGCCGCGGTAATACGTAGGGTGCAAGCGTTAATCGGAATTACTGGGCGTAAAGCGTGCGCAGGCGGTTATGCAAGACAGAGGTGAAATCCCCGGGCTCAACCTGGGAACTGCCTTTGTGACTGCATGGCTAGAGTACGGTAGAGGGGGATGGAATTCCGCGTGTAGCAGTGAAATGCGTAGATATGCGGAGGAACACCGATGGCGAAGGCAATCCCCTGGACCTGTACTGACGCTCATGCACGAAAGCGTGGGGAGCAAACAGGATTAGATACCCTGGTAGTCCACGCCCTAAACGATGTCAACTGGTTGTTGGGAGGGTTTCTTCTCAGTAACGTAGCTAACGCGTGAAGTTGACCGCCTGGGGAGTACGGCCGCAAGGTTGAAACTCAAAGGAATTGACGGGGACCCGCACAAGCGGTGGATGATGTGGTTTAATTCGATGCAACGCGAAAAACCTTACCTACCCTTGACATGTCAGGAATCCTGAAGAGATTTGGGAGTGCTCGAAAGAGAACCTGAACACAGGTGCTGCATGGCCGTCGTCAGCTCGTGTCGTGAGATGTTGGGTTAAGTCCCGCAACGAGCGCAACCCTTGTCATTAGTTGCTACGAAAGGGCACTCTAATGAGACTGCCGGTGACAAACCGGAGGAAGGTGGGGATGACGTCAGGTCATCATGGCCCTTATGGGTAGGGCTACACACGTCATACAATGGCCGGTACAGAGGGCTGCCAACCCGCGAGGGGGAGCTAATCCCAGAAAACCGGTCGTAGTCCGGATCGTAGTCTGCAACTCGACTGCGTGAAGTCGGAATCGCTAGTAATCGCGGATCAGCTTGCCGCGGTGAATACGTTCCCGGGTCTTGTACACACCGCCCGTCACACCATGGGAGCGGGTTCTGCCAGAAGTAGTTAGCCTAACCGCAAGGAGGGCGATTACCACGGCAGGGTTCGTGACTGGGGTGAAGTCGTAACAAGGTAGCCGTATCGGAAGGTGCGGCTGGATCACCTCCTTTCTAGAAAATGGTCGAGCAGTTATTTGTTGCATGCAGCAAGTGACCAGCGAGATCTACATAGACTCAAATTCAAGCGCCCACACTTATCGGCTGTATCACAACAGTGAGTGAATAATGCGTGAGCCTGCCGAGCTGGCCTCCAAGGCGAGCGTTACTGAGACAGGGGCACGCGAGATTAACGCGTGGGTCTGTAGCTCAGTCGGTTAGAGCACCGTCTTGATAAGGCGGGGGTCGCTGGTTCGAATCCAGCCAGACCCACCACGGATTCAAGTGAGAACTTGAAAGAGATCCCGGGGGATTAGCTCAGCTGGGAGAGCACCTGCTTTGCAAGCAGGGGGTCGTCGGTTCGATCCCGTCATCCTCCACCAATTCACTCCTAGGTTGGCAAACCACAGTGGCTTCGGGCTATTGTGGTTTGCCAGTCTTTATTGGCTGTTGTTCTTTAACAATTTGTAGAGTCGAATCAGCGCTGCTAGCGGAAAGCAAAGCCTCGTAAAGGGGGTGGAGCACCGTGCCGCTAGTAGCATTTTGATTGCGTCAACATAGACTTCAACTGAGCAAGAAATTGCTTAGGTATGAAGAACGGCGTAACGCGTGAATACTCAATAAACGTATGGACTGAACGATAGTCTGTACGAGTCCTTGACGACAGTGCAGTCAGCGCTGTCAAAGTTATAGGGTCAAGTGACTAAGTGCATGTGGTGGATGCCTTGGCGATTACAGGCGACGAAGGACGTGATAGCCTGCGATAAGCTTCGGGGAGCTGGCAAATTAGCTTTGATCCGGAGATTTCCGAATGGGGAAACCCACCTCGCAAGAGGTATCGCATACTGAATACATAGGTATGCGAGGCGAACCGGGTGAACTGAAACATCTCAGTAGCTCGAGGAAAAGACATCAACCGAGATTCCGAAAGTAGTGGCGAGCGAAATCGGAGTAGCCCTCGCGTTTTAGCAGTTTGTATATCAGAACGGAATGGAAAGTCCGGCCACAGCGGGTGATAGCCCCGTATGAAAAATGCAGATTGTGGAACTAGGCGCGAATAGAGTAGGGCGGGACACGTGAAATCCTGTCTGAATATGGGGGGACCATCCTCCAAGGCTAAATACTCGTAATCGACCGATAGTGAACAAGTACCGTGAGGGAAAGGCGAAAAGAACCCCGGGAGGGGAGTGAAATAGATCCTGAAACCGCATGCATACAAAAAGTAGGAGCCCGCAAGGGTGACTGCGTACCTTTTGTATAATGGGTCAGCGACTTACATTCAGTGGCGAGGTTAACCGAATAGGGAAGCCGTAGAGAAATCGAGTCCGAATAGGGCGAATCAGTCGCTGGGTGTAGACCCGAAACCAAGTGATCTATCCATGGCCAGGATGAAGGTACCGTAACAGGTGCTGGAGGTCCGAACCGACTAGTGTTGCAAAACTAGCGGATGAGCTGTGGATAGGGGTGAAAGGCTAAACAAACTTGGAAATAGCTGGTTCTCTCCGAAAACTATTTAGGTAGTGCCTCAAGTATTACCATCGGGGGTAGAGCACTGTTTAGGCTAGGGGGTCATGGCGACTTACCAAACCTATGCAAACTCCGAATACCGATGAGTACAGCTTGGGAGACAGAGCACCGGGTGCTAACGTCCGGACTCAAGAGGGAAACAACCCAGACCGCCAGCTAAGGTCCCTAAAATTGGCTAAGTGGGAAACGAAGTGGGAAGGCTAAAACAGTCAGGATGTTGGCTTAGAAGCAGCCATCATTTAAAGAAAGCGTAATAGCTCACTGATCGAGTCGTCCTGCGCGGAAGATGTAACGGGGCTAAGCCAGTTACCGAAGCTGCGGATGTGCAATTTATTGCACGTGGTAGGAGAGCGTTCTGTAAGCCTGTGAAGGTGGGTTGTGAAGCCTGCTGGAGGTATCAGAAGTGCGAATGCTGACATGAGTAGCGTTAAAGGGGGTGAAAAGCCCCCTCGCCGTAAGCGCAAGGTTTCCTACGCAACGTTCATCGGCGTAGGGTGAGTCGGCCCCTAAGGCGAGGCAGAGATGCGTAGCTGATGGGAAACAGGTAAATATTCCTGTACCGATCTGTAGTGCGATGTGGGGACGGAGAAGGTTAGCTCAGCCAACTGTTGGAATAGTTGGTTCAAGCATGTAGGCGTGCCCTCTAGGCAAATCCGGAGGGCTTAGCTGAGGTGTGATAACGAGTCTGCTTGCAG
This portion of the Paucibacter sediminis genome encodes:
- a CDS encoding ABC transporter substrate-binding protein; the protein is MKKRLFLLASLALAAGMAQSQTQGVSKTEITVGSIQDLSGPLAGYGKQVRAGMQLRVDELNEQGGVHGRRIVLKIEDSGYDPKKAVLAAQKLVNQDKIFIMAGHIGTAQNLAAMPVQFERNVINFWPLTAAREMYEPFHKLKYSFAVPYYEQIRLMVPKLASEKGLKRICAIYQDDDFGLEVLRGAEAGLKGMGMELAEKTSFKRGATEFSSQVAKLKAANCEMVVLGTIIRETIGTIAEARKTGFNPVFLGSSAAYTDLIHKLGGKAMDGMYAAMATQHPYLDEASQPIRFWATKYKTKYGDDPAVFSVYGYLIIDGFIRVAQKVGPNLTVEGFIKAMDGMTFPPDIFGSAEGSYTATKRLGSNAARLSQIQDGRWKVVSDYVK